The sequence TATCTCCTCCTTGTCCACGAACATCAAATACCAAAACAGCAAGTCCCAGTTGTGCCCAATGTGCATATTGAAATGGCTCTCCTCTTCTAGATAAATAGCCTAAATATTCAATCAAACAAGGAATACGTCCAGTTCGATGCTTTGGTAAAATATACCACCCGACAATGGTTTCACTATAAAGACTTTGAAAGGTTATTTTCTCTACTTGAAAGTAAGCACTCGGATATGCTACGGATTCTCTAGTAATATGAAGTGGGATTTTTTTTAATTCGTCAAGTGTTTGTTGCCAGAAGCTCTCAAAATCCGCTGTTTTTGTTTGATTTGGTAAATATTTTTGATAGTTCTTCGGTAATGCTTCAATTGCTACTTCTTTAAATACTTCCAACTGATTTTCCACCTTTTAGTTTGACATCCACCAACTGATTACTCGGCTGTTTTCCGTTTAACATAAAATAAATCTTTTCAGCAGCAGCTTTTCCCCAATCACTCTTTGAATAATCAATCGTCGTCAGTCTAGGTCTTAGATAATGAGTGACTTCAATATTATCAAAACCAACGATATGAATATCTTTTCCAATTTTCCAGTTTGATTTTTGAAAGACACTATACATGCCAATTGCCATCTCATCATTCAAACAAAAAATGCCCACTTCTTTTTCAGATTTTTGAAGGATTTCTCTGGCTGCTTGTCTCCCGCTTTCTTTGGAGAAATCTCCTAGAATCACTTCATACGAGAGCTTTCTTTCTTCTAAACACTTTTTAGCAGCAGCTAAGCGCTCATTACTATCATAAGTACCTGGTGGTCCGGTCACTAAATAAATCTTTTTCGTCACTTTTTTTTCAAGCGCTAACAGTGCTTTTTTTGCTCCACCACGGTTGTCTAACAGCACGGAGCAGACATTTTGGTGCGACAACTCTCGATCTAAGACGACCATTTGATGTCCTCTAGCAGCGTAGCTTTCAATTTTTTCTGTTGAAAATGTACTGTCTAAAATAATCGCCCCATCCACCATTTTTTCAGGAATAAAAGTATGGGCACGTTCACTAGAACAAATGATCACGTCATAGTGATGCTGG is a genomic window of Vagococcus entomophilus containing:
- a CDS encoding LacI family DNA-binding transcriptional regulator, translated to MVGIREIAKRANVSISTASYAINGSSKVKTETRDRILAIANELNYIPNMAGRTLKKQKTNLIGVYLTNYGGAFYGELVSGIHDFLHQHHYDVIICSSERAHTFIPEKMVDGAIILDSTFSTEKIESYAARGHQMVVLDRELSHQNVCSVLLDNRGGAKKALLALEKKVTKKIYLVTGPPGTYDSNERLAAAKKCLEERKLSYEVILGDFSKESGRQAAREILQKSEKEVGIFCLNDEMAIGMYSVFQKSNWKIGKDIHIVGFDNIEVTHYLRPRLTTIDYSKSDWGKAAAEKIYFMLNGKQPSNQLVDVKLKGGKSVGSI